The following are encoded together in the Chlorocebus sabaeus isolate Y175 chromosome 20, mChlSab1.0.hap1, whole genome shotgun sequence genome:
- the TTC24 gene encoding tetratricopeptide repeat protein 24 isoform X2 — MSSPNPEDVPQRPEPEPSSSNKTKKKRKWLRQEASIQALTRAGHGALQAGRNHEALNNFQRAFLLASKTPQTGDTLVLRACAFNLGAAYVETGDPARGLELLLRAHPEEKAQGRRHGDQCFNVALAYHALGELPQALAWYHRALGHYQPQGDQGEAWAKMGACYQALGQPELAADCLREASRAYVQERQLQAAALALGAAAGCMLKSGRHRVGEVVQVLEKSRRLAERSTERGLLGHLYNDLGLGYSQLRLFPLAVEAFLQALPLCWVPGEQATVLRNLGMAHNALGNYQEAQEFHQKAADLHGSVGQRWEQGRSFGSLAFALSQLGDHKAARDNYLHALQAARDSGDMKGQWQACEGLGAAATRLGQYDQALKYYKEALAQCQEPDSVRERLVAKLADTVRTHLAQTSAPGRLQAPGGASQVEGTPAKAGSSAAGAQHRSSSGWEDEEFEEGHQEKKEERSANVPMRAGPGRLERPGPRAHFPFVGRGPPRAEYPSILVPNGPQVNRWVLGGEQEAWRIAKKVEYVAWDDINGTRLLLKLREAGISCLGYRAPSSPLSLPFSNVNNSHPALEARGMPCFLNGLMIGLSERQGAAGWGDMKLKPTPSFSGAHQQRSSKWPRESLSRSCQRRPMESGICTIV; from the exons ATGTCTTCCCCCAACCCTGAGGATGTGCCCCAGAGGCCAGAGCCTGAGCCTTCAAGCTCCaataagacaaagaagaaaagaaagtggctGCGGCAAGAAGCCAGCATCCAAGCCCTCACCAGGGCTGGCCACGGGGCCCTTCAGGCTGGCCGGAACCATGAAGCCTTGAACAACTTCCAGAGGGCCTTCCTTCTGGCCTCTAAGACCCCACAAACCGGGGACACCTTGGTGCTCCGGGCCTGCGCCTTCAACCTGGGGGCTGCCTATGTGGAGACTGGGGACCCAGCCAGAGGCCTTGAGCTGCTCCTGCGAGCCCACCCTGAAGAGAAGGCACAGGGCAGGCGTCATGGAGACCAGTGTTTCAATGTGGCTTTGGCCTACCATGCCCTTGGCGAGCTGCCTCAAGCTTTGGCCTGGTACCACAGGGCCCTGGGCCACTACCAGCCACAGGGTGACCAGGGAGAAGCCTGGGCAAAAATGGGAGCCTGCTACCAGGCTCTGGGACAGCCTGAGCTAGCAGCCGACTGCCTGCGGGAAGCAAGCCGGGCCTATGTCCAAGAGAGGCAGCTGCAGGCCGCAGCCCTGGCACTGGGGGCTGCGGCAGGATGTATGCTGAAGAGTGGGCGGCATCGGGTAGGGGAAGTTGTGCAGGTGCTGGAGAAAAGCCGGAGGCTTGCCGAGAGGAGCACTGAGAGGGGACTGCTGG GGCACCTCTATAATGATCTAGGCCTGGGCTACTCCCAGCTCCGGCTGTTTCCGCTGGCTGTGGAGGCCTTCCTGCAGGCCCTTCCTCTGTGCTGGGTGCCAGGAGAGCAGGCCACAGTGCTAAGAAACCTTGGGATGGCCCACAACGCCCTTGGCAACTATCAAGAAGCTCAGGAGTTTCACCAGAAGGCTGCTGACCTGCATG GCTCTGTGGGGCAGCGGTGGGAGCAGGGCCGGAGCTTTGGCAGCCTGGCCTTTGCGTTGAGCCAGCTGGGGGACCACAAGGCTGCCAGAGACAACTACCTGCATGCCCTGCAGGCTGCCCGCGACTCTG GGGACATGAAGGGACAGTGGCAGGCCTGTGAGGGTCTGGGGGCTGCTGCAACCAGGCTGGGGCAGTATGACCAGGCCTTGAAGTACTATAAGGAAGCACTGGCCCAGTGTCAG GAGCCAGATTCTGTGCGAGAACGGCTGGTGGCCAAGCTGGCAGACACCGTGAGGACGCACTTGGCCCAG ACCTCGGCTCCAGGAAGACTCCAGGCTCCAGGTGGGGCCAGCCAGGTGGAGGGGACCCCAGCAAAGGCAGGAAGCAGTGCAGCAGGTGCCCAGCACAG ATCTTCCAGCGGGTGGGAAGATGAAGAGTTTGAGGAGGGCCACcaggagaaaaaagaggagaggtCGGCAAACGTTCCCATGAGGGCTGGGCCGGGGAGACTGGAGC GTCCAGGACCCAGGGCCCATTTTCCATTTGTAGGTCGAGGCCCTCCCAGAGCGGAGTACCCTAGCATCCTGGTACCCAATGGCCCTCAAGTCAATAGGTGGGTCCTTGGGGGAGAGCAGGAGGCCTGGAGAATAGCAAAGAAAGTAGAATATGTGGCTTGGGATGATATTAATGGAACACGACTGCTGTTGAAGTTACGGGAAGCTGGGATCTCATGCTTGGGATATAGGGCCCCGAGCTCCCCTTTGTCTTTGCCCTTTAGCAATGTGAACAACTCTCACCCAGCTCTGGAAGCCCGGGGTATGCCCTGCTTCCTGAATGGCCTGATGATAGGCCTCAGTGAAAGACAGGGTGCTGCAGGATGGGGGGATATGAAGCTTAAGCCAACTCCCTCCTTCTCTGGAGCCCACCAGCAGAG GTCATCCAAGTGGCCCAGGGAAAGCCTCAGCAGGAGCTGCCAGAGGAGACCCATGGAGTCGGGCATCTGCACTATCGTGTGA
- the TTC24 gene encoding tetratricopeptide repeat protein 24 isoform X1: protein MSSPNPEDVPQRPEPEPSSSNKTKKKRKWLRQEASIQALTRAGHGALQAGRNHEALNNFQRAFLLASKTPQTGDTLVLRACAFNLGAAYVETGDPARGLELLLRAHPEEKAQGRRHGDQCFNVALAYHALGELPQALAWYHRALGHYQPQGDQGEAWAKMGACYQALGQPELAADCLREASRAYVQERQLQAAALALGAAAGCMLKSGRHRVGEVVQVLEKSRRLAERSTERGLLGHLYNDLGLGYSQLRLFPLAVEAFLQALPLCWVPGEQATVLRNLGMAHNALGNYQEAQEFHQKAADLHGSVGQRWEQGRSFGSLAFALSQLGDHKAARDNYLHALQAARDSGDMKGQWQACEGLGAAATRLGQYDQALKYYKEALAQCQKEPDSVRERLVAKLADTVRTHLAQTSAPGRLQAPGGASQVEGTPAKAGSSAAGAQHRSSSGWEDEEFEEGHQEKKEERSANVPMRAGPGRLERPGPRAHFPFVGRGPPRAEYPSILVPNGPQVNRWVLGGEQEAWRIAKKVEYVAWDDINGTRLLLKLREAGISCLGYRAPSSPLSLPFSNVNNSHPALEARGMPCFLNGLMIGLSERQGAAGWGDMKLKPTPSFSGAHQQRSSKWPRESLSRSCQRRPMESGICTIV from the exons ATGTCTTCCCCCAACCCTGAGGATGTGCCCCAGAGGCCAGAGCCTGAGCCTTCAAGCTCCaataagacaaagaagaaaagaaagtggctGCGGCAAGAAGCCAGCATCCAAGCCCTCACCAGGGCTGGCCACGGGGCCCTTCAGGCTGGCCGGAACCATGAAGCCTTGAACAACTTCCAGAGGGCCTTCCTTCTGGCCTCTAAGACCCCACAAACCGGGGACACCTTGGTGCTCCGGGCCTGCGCCTTCAACCTGGGGGCTGCCTATGTGGAGACTGGGGACCCAGCCAGAGGCCTTGAGCTGCTCCTGCGAGCCCACCCTGAAGAGAAGGCACAGGGCAGGCGTCATGGAGACCAGTGTTTCAATGTGGCTTTGGCCTACCATGCCCTTGGCGAGCTGCCTCAAGCTTTGGCCTGGTACCACAGGGCCCTGGGCCACTACCAGCCACAGGGTGACCAGGGAGAAGCCTGGGCAAAAATGGGAGCCTGCTACCAGGCTCTGGGACAGCCTGAGCTAGCAGCCGACTGCCTGCGGGAAGCAAGCCGGGCCTATGTCCAAGAGAGGCAGCTGCAGGCCGCAGCCCTGGCACTGGGGGCTGCGGCAGGATGTATGCTGAAGAGTGGGCGGCATCGGGTAGGGGAAGTTGTGCAGGTGCTGGAGAAAAGCCGGAGGCTTGCCGAGAGGAGCACTGAGAGGGGACTGCTGG GGCACCTCTATAATGATCTAGGCCTGGGCTACTCCCAGCTCCGGCTGTTTCCGCTGGCTGTGGAGGCCTTCCTGCAGGCCCTTCCTCTGTGCTGGGTGCCAGGAGAGCAGGCCACAGTGCTAAGAAACCTTGGGATGGCCCACAACGCCCTTGGCAACTATCAAGAAGCTCAGGAGTTTCACCAGAAGGCTGCTGACCTGCATG GCTCTGTGGGGCAGCGGTGGGAGCAGGGCCGGAGCTTTGGCAGCCTGGCCTTTGCGTTGAGCCAGCTGGGGGACCACAAGGCTGCCAGAGACAACTACCTGCATGCCCTGCAGGCTGCCCGCGACTCTG GGGACATGAAGGGACAGTGGCAGGCCTGTGAGGGTCTGGGGGCTGCTGCAACCAGGCTGGGGCAGTATGACCAGGCCTTGAAGTACTATAAGGAAGCACTGGCCCAGTGTCAG AAGGAGCCAGATTCTGTGCGAGAACGGCTGGTGGCCAAGCTGGCAGACACCGTGAGGACGCACTTGGCCCAG ACCTCGGCTCCAGGAAGACTCCAGGCTCCAGGTGGGGCCAGCCAGGTGGAGGGGACCCCAGCAAAGGCAGGAAGCAGTGCAGCAGGTGCCCAGCACAG ATCTTCCAGCGGGTGGGAAGATGAAGAGTTTGAGGAGGGCCACcaggagaaaaaagaggagaggtCGGCAAACGTTCCCATGAGGGCTGGGCCGGGGAGACTGGAGC GTCCAGGACCCAGGGCCCATTTTCCATTTGTAGGTCGAGGCCCTCCCAGAGCGGAGTACCCTAGCATCCTGGTACCCAATGGCCCTCAAGTCAATAGGTGGGTCCTTGGGGGAGAGCAGGAGGCCTGGAGAATAGCAAAGAAAGTAGAATATGTGGCTTGGGATGATATTAATGGAACACGACTGCTGTTGAAGTTACGGGAAGCTGGGATCTCATGCTTGGGATATAGGGCCCCGAGCTCCCCTTTGTCTTTGCCCTTTAGCAATGTGAACAACTCTCACCCAGCTCTGGAAGCCCGGGGTATGCCCTGCTTCCTGAATGGCCTGATGATAGGCCTCAGTGAAAGACAGGGTGCTGCAGGATGGGGGGATATGAAGCTTAAGCCAACTCCCTCCTTCTCTGGAGCCCACCAGCAGAG GTCATCCAAGTGGCCCAGGGAAAGCCTCAGCAGGAGCTGCCAGAGGAGACCCATGGAGTCGGGCATCTGCACTATCGTGTGA
- the TTC24 gene encoding tetratricopeptide repeat protein 24 isoform X3: MSSPNPEDVPQRPEPEPSSSNKTKKKRKWLRQEASIQALTRAGHGALQAGRNHEALNNFQRAFLLASKTPQTGDTLVLRACAFNLGAAYVETGDPARGLELLLRAHPEEKAQGRRHGDQCFNVALAYHALGELPQALAWYHRALGHYQPQGDQGEAWAKMGACYQALGQPELAADCLREASRAYVQERQLQAAALALGAAAGCMLKSGRHRVGEVVQVLEKSRRLAERSTERGLLGHLYNDLGLGYSQLRLFPLAVEAFLQALPLCWVPGEQATVLRNLGMAHNALGNYQEAQEFHQKAADLHGSVGQRWEQGRSFGSLAFALSQLGDHKAARDNYLHALQAARDSGDMKGQWQACEGLGAAATRLGQYDQALKYYKEALAQCQKEPDSVRERLVAKLADTVRTHLAQTSAPGRLQAPGGASQVEGTPAKAGSSAAGAQHRSSSGWEDEEFEEGHQEKKEERSANVPMRAGPGRLERPGPRAHFPFVGRGPPRAEYPSILVPNGPQVNSNVNNSHPALEARGMPCFLNGLMIGLSERQGAAGWGDMKLKPTPSFSGAHQQRSSKWPRESLSRSCQRRPMESGICTIV; this comes from the exons ATGTCTTCCCCCAACCCTGAGGATGTGCCCCAGAGGCCAGAGCCTGAGCCTTCAAGCTCCaataagacaaagaagaaaagaaagtggctGCGGCAAGAAGCCAGCATCCAAGCCCTCACCAGGGCTGGCCACGGGGCCCTTCAGGCTGGCCGGAACCATGAAGCCTTGAACAACTTCCAGAGGGCCTTCCTTCTGGCCTCTAAGACCCCACAAACCGGGGACACCTTGGTGCTCCGGGCCTGCGCCTTCAACCTGGGGGCTGCCTATGTGGAGACTGGGGACCCAGCCAGAGGCCTTGAGCTGCTCCTGCGAGCCCACCCTGAAGAGAAGGCACAGGGCAGGCGTCATGGAGACCAGTGTTTCAATGTGGCTTTGGCCTACCATGCCCTTGGCGAGCTGCCTCAAGCTTTGGCCTGGTACCACAGGGCCCTGGGCCACTACCAGCCACAGGGTGACCAGGGAGAAGCCTGGGCAAAAATGGGAGCCTGCTACCAGGCTCTGGGACAGCCTGAGCTAGCAGCCGACTGCCTGCGGGAAGCAAGCCGGGCCTATGTCCAAGAGAGGCAGCTGCAGGCCGCAGCCCTGGCACTGGGGGCTGCGGCAGGATGTATGCTGAAGAGTGGGCGGCATCGGGTAGGGGAAGTTGTGCAGGTGCTGGAGAAAAGCCGGAGGCTTGCCGAGAGGAGCACTGAGAGGGGACTGCTGG GGCACCTCTATAATGATCTAGGCCTGGGCTACTCCCAGCTCCGGCTGTTTCCGCTGGCTGTGGAGGCCTTCCTGCAGGCCCTTCCTCTGTGCTGGGTGCCAGGAGAGCAGGCCACAGTGCTAAGAAACCTTGGGATGGCCCACAACGCCCTTGGCAACTATCAAGAAGCTCAGGAGTTTCACCAGAAGGCTGCTGACCTGCATG GCTCTGTGGGGCAGCGGTGGGAGCAGGGCCGGAGCTTTGGCAGCCTGGCCTTTGCGTTGAGCCAGCTGGGGGACCACAAGGCTGCCAGAGACAACTACCTGCATGCCCTGCAGGCTGCCCGCGACTCTG GGGACATGAAGGGACAGTGGCAGGCCTGTGAGGGTCTGGGGGCTGCTGCAACCAGGCTGGGGCAGTATGACCAGGCCTTGAAGTACTATAAGGAAGCACTGGCCCAGTGTCAG AAGGAGCCAGATTCTGTGCGAGAACGGCTGGTGGCCAAGCTGGCAGACACCGTGAGGACGCACTTGGCCCAG ACCTCGGCTCCAGGAAGACTCCAGGCTCCAGGTGGGGCCAGCCAGGTGGAGGGGACCCCAGCAAAGGCAGGAAGCAGTGCAGCAGGTGCCCAGCACAG ATCTTCCAGCGGGTGGGAAGATGAAGAGTTTGAGGAGGGCCACcaggagaaaaaagaggagaggtCGGCAAACGTTCCCATGAGGGCTGGGCCGGGGAGACTGGAGC GTCCAGGACCCAGGGCCCATTTTCCATTTGTAGGTCGAGGCCCTCCCAGAGCGGAGTACCCTAGCATCCTGGTACCCAATGGCCCTCAAGTCAATAG CAATGTGAACAACTCTCACCCAGCTCTGGAAGCCCGGGGTATGCCCTGCTTCCTGAATGGCCTGATGATAGGCCTCAGTGAAAGACAGGGTGCTGCAGGATGGGGGGATATGAAGCTTAAGCCAACTCCCTCCTTCTCTGGAGCCCACCAGCAGAG GTCATCCAAGTGGCCCAGGGAAAGCCTCAGCAGGAGCTGCCAGAGGAGACCCATGGAGTCGGGCATCTGCACTATCGTGTGA
- the TTC24 gene encoding tetratricopeptide repeat protein 24 isoform X6 — protein sequence MSSPNPEDVPQRPEPEPSSSNKTKKKRKWLRQEASIQALTRAGHGALQAGRNHEALNNFQRAFLLASKTPQTGDTLVLRACAFNLGAAYVETGDPARGLELLLRAHPEEKAQGRRHGDQCFNVALAYHALGELPQALAWYHRALGHYQPQGDQGEAWAKMGACYQALGQPELAADCLREASRAYVQERQLQAAALALGAAAGCMLKSGRHRVGEVVQVLEKSRRLAERSTERGLLGHLYNDLGLGYSQLRLFPLAVEAFLQALPLCWVPGEQATVLRNLGMAHNALGNYQEAQEFHQKAADLHGSVGQRWEQGRSFGSLAFALSQLGDHKAARDNYLHALQAARDSGDMKGQWQACEGLGAAATRLGQYDQALKYYKEALAQCQKEPDSVRERLVAKLADTVRTHLAQTSAPGRLQAPGGASQVEGTPAKAGSSAAGAQHRSSSGWEDEEFEEGHQEKKEERSRTQGPFSICRSRPSQSGVP from the exons ATGTCTTCCCCCAACCCTGAGGATGTGCCCCAGAGGCCAGAGCCTGAGCCTTCAAGCTCCaataagacaaagaagaaaagaaagtggctGCGGCAAGAAGCCAGCATCCAAGCCCTCACCAGGGCTGGCCACGGGGCCCTTCAGGCTGGCCGGAACCATGAAGCCTTGAACAACTTCCAGAGGGCCTTCCTTCTGGCCTCTAAGACCCCACAAACCGGGGACACCTTGGTGCTCCGGGCCTGCGCCTTCAACCTGGGGGCTGCCTATGTGGAGACTGGGGACCCAGCCAGAGGCCTTGAGCTGCTCCTGCGAGCCCACCCTGAAGAGAAGGCACAGGGCAGGCGTCATGGAGACCAGTGTTTCAATGTGGCTTTGGCCTACCATGCCCTTGGCGAGCTGCCTCAAGCTTTGGCCTGGTACCACAGGGCCCTGGGCCACTACCAGCCACAGGGTGACCAGGGAGAAGCCTGGGCAAAAATGGGAGCCTGCTACCAGGCTCTGGGACAGCCTGAGCTAGCAGCCGACTGCCTGCGGGAAGCAAGCCGGGCCTATGTCCAAGAGAGGCAGCTGCAGGCCGCAGCCCTGGCACTGGGGGCTGCGGCAGGATGTATGCTGAAGAGTGGGCGGCATCGGGTAGGGGAAGTTGTGCAGGTGCTGGAGAAAAGCCGGAGGCTTGCCGAGAGGAGCACTGAGAGGGGACTGCTGG GGCACCTCTATAATGATCTAGGCCTGGGCTACTCCCAGCTCCGGCTGTTTCCGCTGGCTGTGGAGGCCTTCCTGCAGGCCCTTCCTCTGTGCTGGGTGCCAGGAGAGCAGGCCACAGTGCTAAGAAACCTTGGGATGGCCCACAACGCCCTTGGCAACTATCAAGAAGCTCAGGAGTTTCACCAGAAGGCTGCTGACCTGCATG GCTCTGTGGGGCAGCGGTGGGAGCAGGGCCGGAGCTTTGGCAGCCTGGCCTTTGCGTTGAGCCAGCTGGGGGACCACAAGGCTGCCAGAGACAACTACCTGCATGCCCTGCAGGCTGCCCGCGACTCTG GGGACATGAAGGGACAGTGGCAGGCCTGTGAGGGTCTGGGGGCTGCTGCAACCAGGCTGGGGCAGTATGACCAGGCCTTGAAGTACTATAAGGAAGCACTGGCCCAGTGTCAG AAGGAGCCAGATTCTGTGCGAGAACGGCTGGTGGCCAAGCTGGCAGACACCGTGAGGACGCACTTGGCCCAG ACCTCGGCTCCAGGAAGACTCCAGGCTCCAGGTGGGGCCAGCCAGGTGGAGGGGACCCCAGCAAAGGCAGGAAGCAGTGCAGCAGGTGCCCAGCACAG ATCTTCCAGCGGGTGGGAAGATGAAGAGTTTGAGGAGGGCCACcaggagaaaaaagaggagag GTCCAGGACCCAGGGCCCATTTTCCATTTGTAGGTCGAGGCCCTCCCAGAGCGGAGTACCCTAG
- the TTC24 gene encoding tetratricopeptide repeat protein 24 isoform X4, which yields MSSPNPEDVPQRPEPEPSSSNKTKKKRKWLRQEASIQALTRAGHGALQAGRNHEALNNFQRAFLLASKTPQTGDTLVLRACAFNLGAAYVETGDPARGLELLLRAHPEEKAQGRRHGDQCFNVALAYHALGELPQALAWYHRALGHYQPQGDQGEAWAKMGACYQALGQPELAADCLREASRAYVQERQLQAAALALGAAAGCMLKSGRHRVGEVVQVLEKSRRLAERSTERGLLGHLYNDLGLGYSQLRLFPLAVEAFLQALPLCWVPGEQATVLRNLGMAHNALGNYQEAQEFHQKAADLHGSVGQRWEQGRSFGSLAFALSQLGDHKAARDNYLHALQAARDSGDMKGQWQACEGLGAAATRLGQYDQALKYYKEALAQCQKEPDSVRERLVAKLADTVRTHLAQTSAPGRLQAPGGASQVEGTPAKAGSSAAGAQHRSSSGWEDEEFEEGHQEKKEERSANVPMRAGPGRLERHPSGPGKASAGAARGDPWSRASALSCDLPLPAAALIAEAPAQHAHARGSWGPSLFPVAQPCRGAEHSAARGLLRMLGKGFLQARP from the exons ATGTCTTCCCCCAACCCTGAGGATGTGCCCCAGAGGCCAGAGCCTGAGCCTTCAAGCTCCaataagacaaagaagaaaagaaagtggctGCGGCAAGAAGCCAGCATCCAAGCCCTCACCAGGGCTGGCCACGGGGCCCTTCAGGCTGGCCGGAACCATGAAGCCTTGAACAACTTCCAGAGGGCCTTCCTTCTGGCCTCTAAGACCCCACAAACCGGGGACACCTTGGTGCTCCGGGCCTGCGCCTTCAACCTGGGGGCTGCCTATGTGGAGACTGGGGACCCAGCCAGAGGCCTTGAGCTGCTCCTGCGAGCCCACCCTGAAGAGAAGGCACAGGGCAGGCGTCATGGAGACCAGTGTTTCAATGTGGCTTTGGCCTACCATGCCCTTGGCGAGCTGCCTCAAGCTTTGGCCTGGTACCACAGGGCCCTGGGCCACTACCAGCCACAGGGTGACCAGGGAGAAGCCTGGGCAAAAATGGGAGCCTGCTACCAGGCTCTGGGACAGCCTGAGCTAGCAGCCGACTGCCTGCGGGAAGCAAGCCGGGCCTATGTCCAAGAGAGGCAGCTGCAGGCCGCAGCCCTGGCACTGGGGGCTGCGGCAGGATGTATGCTGAAGAGTGGGCGGCATCGGGTAGGGGAAGTTGTGCAGGTGCTGGAGAAAAGCCGGAGGCTTGCCGAGAGGAGCACTGAGAGGGGACTGCTGG GGCACCTCTATAATGATCTAGGCCTGGGCTACTCCCAGCTCCGGCTGTTTCCGCTGGCTGTGGAGGCCTTCCTGCAGGCCCTTCCTCTGTGCTGGGTGCCAGGAGAGCAGGCCACAGTGCTAAGAAACCTTGGGATGGCCCACAACGCCCTTGGCAACTATCAAGAAGCTCAGGAGTTTCACCAGAAGGCTGCTGACCTGCATG GCTCTGTGGGGCAGCGGTGGGAGCAGGGCCGGAGCTTTGGCAGCCTGGCCTTTGCGTTGAGCCAGCTGGGGGACCACAAGGCTGCCAGAGACAACTACCTGCATGCCCTGCAGGCTGCCCGCGACTCTG GGGACATGAAGGGACAGTGGCAGGCCTGTGAGGGTCTGGGGGCTGCTGCAACCAGGCTGGGGCAGTATGACCAGGCCTTGAAGTACTATAAGGAAGCACTGGCCCAGTGTCAG AAGGAGCCAGATTCTGTGCGAGAACGGCTGGTGGCCAAGCTGGCAGACACCGTGAGGACGCACTTGGCCCAG ACCTCGGCTCCAGGAAGACTCCAGGCTCCAGGTGGGGCCAGCCAGGTGGAGGGGACCCCAGCAAAGGCAGGAAGCAGTGCAGCAGGTGCCCAGCACAG ATCTTCCAGCGGGTGGGAAGATGAAGAGTTTGAGGAGGGCCACcaggagaaaaaagaggagaggtCGGCAAACGTTCCCATGAGGGCTGGGCCGGGGAGACTGGAGC GTCATCCAAGTGGCCCAGGGAAAGCCTCAGCAGGAGCTGCCAGAGGAGACCCATGGAGTCGGGCATCTGCACTATCGTGTGACCTCCCCCTGCCGGCCGCAGCCCTCATCGCTGAAGCACCTGCCCAACATGCACATGCTAGGGGGTCCTGGGGACCAAGCCTCTTCCCAGTTGCTCAGCCCTGCAGGGGCGCGGAACACAGTGCAGCTCGTGGACTCCTGAGGATGCTGGGCAAGGGCTTTTTGCAGGCTCGGCCCTGA
- the TTC24 gene encoding tetratricopeptide repeat protein 24 isoform X5, with amino-acid sequence MSSPNPEDVPQRPEPEPSSSNKTKKKRKWLRQEASIQALTRAGHGALQAGRNHEALNNFQRAFLLASKTPQTGDTLVLRACAFNLGAAYVETGDPARGLELLLRAHPEEKAQGRRHGDQCFNVALAYHALGELPQALAWYHRALGHYQPQGDQGEAWAKMGACYQALGQPELAADCLREASRAYVQERQLQAAALALGAAAGCMLKSGRHRVGEVVQVLEKSRRLAERSTERGLLGHLYNDLGLGYSQLRLFPLAVEAFLQALPLCWVPGEQATVLRNLGMAHNALGNYQEAQEFHQKAADLHGSVGQRWEQGRSFGSLAFALSQLGDHKAARDNYLHALQAARDSGDMKGQWQACEGLGAAATRLGQYDQALKYYKEALAQCQKEPDSVRERLVAKLADTVRTHLAQTSAPGRLQAPGGASQVEGTPAKAGSSAAGAQHRSSSGWEDEEFEEGHQEKKEERSANVPMRAGPGRLERPGPRAHFPFVGRGPPRAEYPSILVPNGPQVNRSSKWPRESLSRSCQRRPMESGICTIV; translated from the exons ATGTCTTCCCCCAACCCTGAGGATGTGCCCCAGAGGCCAGAGCCTGAGCCTTCAAGCTCCaataagacaaagaagaaaagaaagtggctGCGGCAAGAAGCCAGCATCCAAGCCCTCACCAGGGCTGGCCACGGGGCCCTTCAGGCTGGCCGGAACCATGAAGCCTTGAACAACTTCCAGAGGGCCTTCCTTCTGGCCTCTAAGACCCCACAAACCGGGGACACCTTGGTGCTCCGGGCCTGCGCCTTCAACCTGGGGGCTGCCTATGTGGAGACTGGGGACCCAGCCAGAGGCCTTGAGCTGCTCCTGCGAGCCCACCCTGAAGAGAAGGCACAGGGCAGGCGTCATGGAGACCAGTGTTTCAATGTGGCTTTGGCCTACCATGCCCTTGGCGAGCTGCCTCAAGCTTTGGCCTGGTACCACAGGGCCCTGGGCCACTACCAGCCACAGGGTGACCAGGGAGAAGCCTGGGCAAAAATGGGAGCCTGCTACCAGGCTCTGGGACAGCCTGAGCTAGCAGCCGACTGCCTGCGGGAAGCAAGCCGGGCCTATGTCCAAGAGAGGCAGCTGCAGGCCGCAGCCCTGGCACTGGGGGCTGCGGCAGGATGTATGCTGAAGAGTGGGCGGCATCGGGTAGGGGAAGTTGTGCAGGTGCTGGAGAAAAGCCGGAGGCTTGCCGAGAGGAGCACTGAGAGGGGACTGCTGG GGCACCTCTATAATGATCTAGGCCTGGGCTACTCCCAGCTCCGGCTGTTTCCGCTGGCTGTGGAGGCCTTCCTGCAGGCCCTTCCTCTGTGCTGGGTGCCAGGAGAGCAGGCCACAGTGCTAAGAAACCTTGGGATGGCCCACAACGCCCTTGGCAACTATCAAGAAGCTCAGGAGTTTCACCAGAAGGCTGCTGACCTGCATG GCTCTGTGGGGCAGCGGTGGGAGCAGGGCCGGAGCTTTGGCAGCCTGGCCTTTGCGTTGAGCCAGCTGGGGGACCACAAGGCTGCCAGAGACAACTACCTGCATGCCCTGCAGGCTGCCCGCGACTCTG GGGACATGAAGGGACAGTGGCAGGCCTGTGAGGGTCTGGGGGCTGCTGCAACCAGGCTGGGGCAGTATGACCAGGCCTTGAAGTACTATAAGGAAGCACTGGCCCAGTGTCAG AAGGAGCCAGATTCTGTGCGAGAACGGCTGGTGGCCAAGCTGGCAGACACCGTGAGGACGCACTTGGCCCAG ACCTCGGCTCCAGGAAGACTCCAGGCTCCAGGTGGGGCCAGCCAGGTGGAGGGGACCCCAGCAAAGGCAGGAAGCAGTGCAGCAGGTGCCCAGCACAG ATCTTCCAGCGGGTGGGAAGATGAAGAGTTTGAGGAGGGCCACcaggagaaaaaagaggagaggtCGGCAAACGTTCCCATGAGGGCTGGGCCGGGGAGACTGGAGC GTCCAGGACCCAGGGCCCATTTTCCATTTGTAGGTCGAGGCCCTCCCAGAGCGGAGTACCCTAGCATCCTGGTACCCAATGGCCCTCAAGTCAATAG GTCATCCAAGTGGCCCAGGGAAAGCCTCAGCAGGAGCTGCCAGAGGAGACCCATGGAGTCGGGCATCTGCACTATCGTGTGA